One Phaenicophaeus curvirostris isolate KB17595 unplaced genomic scaffold, BPBGC_Pcur_1.0 scaffold_175, whole genome shotgun sequence DNA window includes the following coding sequences:
- the NKPD1 gene encoding NTPase KAP family P-loop domain-containing protein 1: MREEMERREALELRRGHPKPRSAEGWGLLPLLWYLAFYKPLITESHLRRKNIKFLFIRFSAWQYAGCDKLWAGLVTTLCDSVRHHFGALPLSVYHVMGTRPRFASGFSHREWLLKRGTCLKLWGLLFVLAAGLTILLVALLVPGVKDHRVLKVVGSAVTSLSGSGLVLGAFSILKNLLISEKQKIERLTDSEKFTTQLGFMSKVRREVEVLVDFLTFMEIFERRRLRVVLEITSLDICYPEKVAGVLNAMNTLLSDANVPFIFILAVDPSVIVPCLEQTGCMKGLADNGYLYLNRTVTLPFSIPEMGSRSRLRCLEAAIQTREDLMYRILAGRVERRRAKCRQAPALASLEEADAEAVAYIHQAFRCLHDGDDPLARYLPTNGAHLRRIVNTIPITLRLLLHRDGPRSPRAAAAWVVLADQWPCRLSWALQCLEDARQSHPAPALGARALWSIFQENLGELSALQQPLRNVLSLDGDPELFQSFLAHDFPFSAREAHEFLGVTVNLDHSIRHKMGLLRALDRLKKAAAAVPVSRGVQCPHPE, translated from the coding sequence ATGCGGGAGGAGATGGAGCGCCGGGAGGCCCTGGAGCTCCGCCGCGGCCACCCGAAGCCGCGCAGCGCcgagggctgggggctgctgccGCTCCTCTGGTACCTGGCCTTCTACAAACCCCTCATCACCGAGAGCCACCTCAGGAGGAAGAACATCAAGTTCCTCTTCATCCGCTTCAGCGCCTGGCAGTACGCCGGCTGCGACAAGCTCTGGGCCGGCTTGGTCACCACCCTCTGCGACAGCGTCCGCCACCACTTCGGGGCCCTCCCCCTCAGCGTCTACCACGTCATGGGCACCCGGCCCCGCTTCGCCTCGGGCTTCAGCCACCGCGAGTGGCTCCTCAAGAGGGGCACCTGCCTCAAGCTCTGGGGGCTCCTCTTCGTCCTGGCCGCGGGCCTCACCATCCTGCTGGTGGCCCTGCTGGTGCCCGGCGTCAAGGACCACCGCGTCCTCAAGGTGGTGGGCAGCGCCGTCACCTCGCTCTCGGGCTCCGGTTTGGTGCTGGGAGCGTTCTCCATCCTCAAGAACCTGCTGATCAGCGAGAAGCAGAAGATCGAGCGCTTGACCGACAGCGAGAAGTTCACCACCCAGTTGGGTTTCATGAGCAAAGTGCGCCGCGAGGTGGAGGTGCTGGTCGACTTCTTGACCTTCATGGAGATCTTCGAGCGCCGGCGGCTCCGCGTGGTGCTGGAAATCACCAGCCTGGACATCTGCTACCCGGAGAAGGTGGCCGGCGTCCTCAACGCCATGAACACCTTGCTCTCCGACGCCAACGTCCCCTTCATCTTCATCCTGGCCGTGGACCCCAGCGTCATCGTCCCCTGCCTGGAGCAGACGGGCTGCATGAAGGGCTTGGCCGACAACGGCTACCTCTACCTCAACCGCACGGTcaccttgcccttctccatccccgaGATGGGCTCCAGGTCCCGCTTGAGATGCCTGGAAGCCGCCATCCAGACGCGGGAGGACCTCATGTACCGCATCCTCGCGGGCCGCGTGGAACGGCGCCGCGCCAAGTGCCGGCAGGCGCCGGCGCTCgccagcctggaggaggcggACGCCGAAGCCGTCGCCTACATCCACCAAGCCTTCCGCTGCCTCCACGACGGCGACGACCCCCTCGCTCGCTACCTCCCCACCAACGGCGCCCACCTCCGGCGCATCGTCAACACCATCCCCATCACCCTCCGGCTCCTCCTGCACCGCGACGGGCCCCGctcgccccgcgccgccgccgcctggGTGGTCCTCGCCGACCAGTGGCCGTGCCGCCTCAGCTGGGCTCTCCAGTGCCTGGAGGACGCGCGGCAGAGCCACCCGGCGCCGGCTTTGGGCGCTCGAGCCTTGTGGAGCATCTTCCAGGAGAACCTAGGAGAGCTGAGCgccctgcagcagcccctgcGCAACGTCCTCAGCTTGGACGGGGACCCCGAGCTCTTCCAGAGCTTCCTGGCCCACGACTTCCCCTTCAGCGCCCGCGAGGCCCACGAGTTCCTCGGCGTCACCGTCAACCTGGACCACTCCATCCGGCACAAGATGGGGCTCCTGCGGGCCTTGGATCGCCTCAAGAaagccgccgccgccgtcccCGTGTCGCGTGGGGTCCAGTGTCCCCACCCCGAGTGA